The proteins below come from a single Vampirovibrio chlorellavorus genomic window:
- a CDS encoding EamA family transporter, whose protein sequence is MLQRDYSWKPYAALLAVYLIWGTTSGAIRLGVDSIPSALLPCVRFLIAGGLMVAIALLRGELLPGKRNLKIHAMTGFLLFFAGNSIVCWTVKYVATGFGSVLVATTPLWMTLLSALVPPRERISGLSWLGIVIGFLGMVILLFPQLTHPLAVTTTFWWCMAGLALMTFCWAVGSVYARRNPTGDSLFMAVGLQNLAAGLLLIPVCFWTAPEWWGHWQPTRTSVLALLYLIVFGTMLATPCYLFALKKLPVSVSSTFAYVTPVLTVVFGALFLHEAVTSTMVLGAVVILCGVALVQLMNRPWANKPVSTSPVPNELEVATS, encoded by the coding sequence ATGCTTCAACGTGACTACTCCTGGAAACCGTATGCGGCCTTGTTGGCTGTTTATTTAATCTGGGGAACCACAAGTGGCGCCATTCGGCTGGGCGTGGACAGCATTCCGTCGGCCTTGCTGCCGTGCGTCCGTTTCCTGATTGCCGGTGGTCTGATGGTGGCCATTGCCTTGCTGCGAGGGGAATTGCTACCCGGCAAGCGGAACCTTAAAATTCACGCCATGACAGGATTTTTACTATTTTTCGCCGGAAACTCCATTGTTTGCTGGACGGTCAAGTACGTGGCGACCGGTTTCGGCAGCGTGCTGGTGGCCACCACCCCCTTGTGGATGACCCTGTTATCGGCCCTGGTGCCACCCCGGGAACGGATCTCGGGACTGTCCTGGCTGGGCATTGTCATTGGCTTTCTGGGTATGGTGATTTTGCTGTTTCCACAGCTGACCCATCCGCTGGCGGTCACCACGACCTTTTGGTGGTGCATGGCTGGCCTGGCCTTAATGACCTTCTGCTGGGCGGTGGGCTCGGTATACGCCCGCCGGAACCCCACCGGAGATTCCCTTTTTATGGCCGTGGGCCTGCAAAACCTGGCTGCGGGGCTTCTGCTCATTCCCGTCTGCTTCTGGACCGCACCCGAATGGTGGGGGCATTGGCAGCCCACCCGCACGTCCGTACTGGCCTTGTTGTACCTGATTGTTTTTGGCACCATGCTGGCCACTCCCTGCTATCTGTTCGCCCTCAAAAAACTGCCGGTCTCGGTCTCCAGTACCTTTGCCTACGTCACCCCGGTTCTGACGGTGGTGTTCGGGGCCCTGTTCCTGCACGAGGCCGTGACCTCCACCATGGTGCTGGGCGCCGTGGTTATTTTGTGTGGCGTGGCTCTGGTGCAACTCATGAATCGGCCCTGGGCCAATAAGCCCGTCTCTACTTCCCCCGTCCCCAATGAATTGGAGGTTGCTACATCCTGA
- a CDS encoding 2OG-Fe(II) oxygenase translates to MFDIVELSVQPRILTLPNFLSDEECAHLIERARPKIAPSTTVDPETGEFILVEARSSTSTYFMIRETPTITGIEDRIALLLGLPVENGEGLQVLNYSVGQEYRPHFDFFDPNLKGSATVMASGGQRVATCILYLNDVEEGGETHFPELDIRVRPQKGSALLFINVTQEGEVDRKTLHASLPVIAGEKWISTKWVREREYK, encoded by the coding sequence ATGTTCGATATCGTAGAATTATCCGTCCAACCCCGCATTTTAACGTTGCCGAATTTTTTAAGCGACGAGGAATGCGCCCATCTAATAGAGCGGGCCCGGCCCAAGATTGCGCCTTCCACCACGGTGGACCCGGAAACCGGGGAATTTATCCTGGTGGAAGCCCGCAGCAGTACCAGCACGTATTTCATGATTCGGGAAACGCCCACGATTACCGGCATTGAGGATCGTATTGCCCTGTTACTGGGCCTACCGGTGGAAAATGGAGAAGGGCTGCAGGTACTCAACTACAGTGTGGGACAGGAATATCGCCCGCATTTTGACTTTTTCGATCCCAACCTGAAAGGGTCAGCGACCGTTATGGCCTCTGGCGGGCAACGGGTAGCCACTTGCATTCTCTACCTGAACGATGTGGAAGAGGGCGGAGAGACCCACTTCCCGGAGCTGGACATCCGGGTACGTCCCCAAAAGGGCAGTGCGCTGCTGTTTATAAACGTGACGCAGGAAGGGGAGGTCGATCGCAAAACCCTGCACGCATCTTTACCGGTCATCGCCGGGGAGAAGTGGATTTCCACCAAGTGGGTTCGGGAGCGGGAATACAAGTAA
- the pseG gene encoding UDP-2,4-diacetamido-2,4,6-trideoxy-beta-L-altropyranose hydrolase — protein MKVLFRADASVATGTGHVVRCLTLAQRLAQAGMAITFACRHLPGDMNRWIAEQGFALLTWEDNDPAASPPRLLQYLRQTRPDWVVVDHYQLDAAWEGSLRDGVGKILVIDDLADRPHHCDVLLDQNYFTRPQDRYQGLIPPTAQCLLGPRFALLRPEFSATRAELLASGRRQQAALKRIQVCFGGSDPTGETLNVLEALSGLSLPGCIVDVIVGASNPAREDIEARCQNQPGWHFHCQTPHMARLMAEADLAIGAGGTTTWERLCLGLPAIVIAVADNQRQISQEVADAGAQLYLGTTGTISPEQIAQTVLTFARNPALLKSYTDNGLRLVDGGGTHRILEILTSY, from the coding sequence ATGAAGGTCCTGTTCCGGGCCGATGCTTCCGTGGCCACGGGAACTGGCCATGTGGTACGTTGCCTGACCCTGGCCCAGCGTCTGGCCCAGGCGGGCATGGCGATCACCTTTGCCTGCCGGCATCTGCCCGGTGATATGAACCGCTGGATTGCCGAGCAAGGCTTTGCGCTGCTGACCTGGGAGGATAACGATCCGGCTGCGAGTCCACCCCGTCTCCTTCAGTATCTGCGACAAACCCGCCCGGACTGGGTAGTGGTGGATCATTATCAACTGGATGCCGCCTGGGAAGGCTCCCTGCGGGACGGAGTGGGGAAGATACTGGTCATTGACGATCTGGCCGATCGGCCTCACCACTGCGATGTGTTACTGGATCAAAACTATTTTACCCGGCCACAGGATCGCTATCAGGGGTTGATCCCGCCCACCGCCCAGTGTTTGCTGGGCCCCCGGTTTGCCCTGCTGCGCCCCGAATTTTCCGCCACACGCGCCGAACTACTGGCCAGCGGACGACGGCAGCAAGCCGCTTTAAAACGCATTCAGGTTTGCTTTGGCGGCAGCGATCCCACCGGGGAAACCCTGAACGTGCTGGAGGCCCTGTCGGGTTTATCCCTGCCCGGCTGTATCGTGGATGTGATCGTGGGGGCCAGCAATCCGGCCCGAGAAGACATCGAGGCCCGCTGCCAGAATCAGCCCGGTTGGCATTTTCACTGCCAGACCCCGCATATGGCCCGGCTGATGGCTGAGGCCGACCTGGCCATTGGCGCGGGAGGTACCACCACCTGGGAACGTCTCTGTCTGGGGTTGCCCGCCATTGTGATTGCCGTGGCCGACAACCAGCGACAAATCAGTCAGGAGGTGGCGGACGCCGGGGCTCAGCTCTATCTGGGCACCACCGGCACTATATCGCCTGAACAAATTGCCCAGACAGTGCTGACGTTTGCCCGCAACCCCGCTTTGCTCAAGTCTTATACGGATAACGGACTGCGACTGGTGGACGGTGGGGGCACCCACAGGATTCTGGAAATACTAACGAGTTATTAG
- a CDS encoding GNAT family N-acetyltransferase, translated as MSSLFQIRPIEPQDSVQLQSVILSVLTELKCVGPGYASSDPELQDLYAAYQQPAHQAPDRGYWVIQEQATGRVLGGGGFAPLKGYTGSEKTCELQKVYFHPILRGRGFGRKLLEKNFREAQALGYQQMYLETVGVMTNAIAMYEKLGFQRLEDRLGNTGHASCHIFMKRSLEKPALVLA; from the coding sequence ATGTCTTCCCTGTTTCAAATTCGCCCCATTGAGCCCCAGGACAGCGTTCAGCTACAGTCTGTCATCCTGTCGGTACTGACCGAACTGAAATGCGTCGGGCCGGGATACGCCTCTTCCGATCCCGAACTGCAGGATCTCTATGCCGCCTACCAGCAGCCCGCCCATCAAGCCCCCGATCGGGGATATTGGGTCATTCAGGAGCAGGCAACCGGACGCGTGCTGGGGGGTGGCGGCTTTGCCCCGTTAAAAGGATATACGGGCTCGGAAAAGACTTGCGAGCTGCAAAAGGTCTACTTTCATCCCATCCTGCGGGGACGGGGTTTCGGGCGGAAATTGCTGGAAAAGAACTTTCGGGAAGCGCAAGCCCTGGGGTACCAGCAGATGTATCTGGAAACGGTGGGCGTGATGACCAACGCCATCGCCATGTATGAGAAGCTGGGCTTCCAGCGACTGGAAGATCGGCTGGGGAACACGGGCCACGCCAGCTGCCATATTTTCATGAAGCGTTCTCTGGAAAAGCCCGCCCTGGTGCTGGCCTGA